CTCGTGTCGGGGGAAGACATCCGACGGTCGTGGGTTCGAATCCCACCGTGCCCGTCACAGAACTGTCGTCTCTGACCTTCTACCTGCACTTTTCGATCTAAGCCGGAGTAGAGCGTCTACTGCCGACTCTGAGATTTCAGCTCAATCTCAGAATCCTGATCCCGTTCACCTGCTAAACGGCCCCCGGCGCCGTCCCTCGAATTTCATTGTTCTCGGGGGTGGTCGCCGTGTCTAAGCGAGCGTCCCCCGAGGACTGGCCGTTTCCCCGAAACGAGTTCGTCCGCGCTTCCCAGCTCGTCGATCACCTGAACGGGGGTGACCTGTCGTGAGACAGTCGTCCCCCAACTGGTCTCAGTATCGCGAGTACACCTGCCGCTACTGCGGGTACAACTGCATCAACAAGATCGACTCCGACGCCTCGGAGGCAGATGTCTGCTGGGACTGCTACCCTCACCTCGCCGTACGCTTAGATGAACCTCACACCACGAGCGAGGTCGAGGAGGGATGCCCCCCTCACATGGGGGGCGACCGACGACGACCGAGCGCACGGGGCCGAGCGGAGCGAAGGCCCCCCTCTTCAGCGCGACAGCCCGCGCAGCGGAGCGAGCAGGACCGTGCGGGCGGTAGCGGTCGACAGCACGAGGACGCGGACTTTTTTGATTTCTAACCTTGTCGACCGACGAACCCACCTCCGGCGGCTCTCGGCACACCAACCTGAACAACTCTGTAAACTGCTCAGAACCTGGTAACCAAGCGAATCAGGATCGCGAGTTACCCACTCCATCCGAACGGATTGCAGAGTTCTACGAGACCTATCCCGATCGGGCCAACCTCCAACTGACGAGTGATCACGGTGCTTCCCTCCGTCGCGACTATTGCCACGAACGCTATGAATCGTGGCAGACCGAACGGATCAACGAGTGGGAAGACGCTCCGTCTGGCCAGGAACTTGTCGAACGCCGCCCGATGACGTGGGGCGAAGCCCTGGAGCAGCTTCTCGAAGATCACGAAGATACGCGGCGAACGACAGTCAATCTCGAATGCGGGAAGCAGTCTGATCCCGAATACGAAGAATGGTCGATAGAGGCTAAGACACGCTGGTTTGCTTCGTACCAACGCCGCTACTTTGCCCAAATGAAAGCGTGGCTCCGGGAACTCGTCGGTGGTGACCGTCCGTCCGGTGGCACTACGAAACCGTCCTACGAGAATCCGAAGATCGCCCTGATCACCCTCTCCGCCAGTTCGGTGCCGGATAATACCCGCGTCGGTCCGGTGAAACACGCCTCTGTCCGTCGCGAGAGTTGGGATAGCTGCTACGACACCCTCCGAAACACGTTACGCTCACTCGGTTACACCGACGGATGGCGTCCTCGTTCTGCCACTCCCACATCTCCGTCGGCAGGTACTCCCGACAGAACTGCTCGAAAGCGACCTCTCCGAGGTTGCCGACGCGCTTGCTGTCGACGTCGTCCGCTCCCTGCTGTTTCGCCTGGTAATCCGCTCTGGTCCGGTCTATGTCGCTCGGCGTGTACTGATACATTGGCTCTCCGCCCGGTAATTTCCAGGGCAAATTCCGTCAGACAGACGGCGTTCTTAATCCCTCTCGTGGTTACAGCCGTCGATATCCAGAGATGGTATTAAATGGTATCTAATGGTATTTAATGCCACATGCGCCCAAAATATCGGAGATGGCGGAAACTGACCGCAGCTGTCGACTGGCCGCGAGTGCGTCGCTAACTCTCGCCCGGCAACTCCCGCAGACACCCCTGGCAGTACTTCGCTTCCGCGAGGTTGTCGGTCCCGCAGGTCTCGCAGACGACGGTGTCAGTTCCCGGGTCAGTCGGGAGTAGATCGGCGGTCACGTCGGTGGGGCTGGGCGAGGACTCCAGATAGCCCTGCTCACGGGCCATCTCGACGAGTTCGTCGTCGCGCAGGGCGTCGAGGCCGCGCCAGAGGCCCAGGAAGAGCAGCGTGGGCGCGACGATGACGAACACGGCAGCCCCGACGCGCAGCGCGAGTTCGGCCTGCCCGACCATAGCGTGACCACGGGCTCCGGGAGTGTGTAGTTGACGCCTGAGAAATACACCCACACCGAGAATCGGCCACAAGAACGACGGTAACGGCCGATTACCGAATCCAGCGCCAGTTGCGAAAGCCGCTAATCCGCCGTTATCTACTCTTCGAAGCCGTCCTCGAACCGGAACGTCCCGTCCCGCTGGACGACCTCGCCGTCGACCTCGATGTAGGAGTCCTCGCTCATGTCGACGATCATGTCCACGTGGACGGCGGACTGGTTCTGCTCGTTGTCCTCGCCGACGGTGGCCTCGTAGGCGCGGCCGACGGCCATGTGGACGGTGTCGCCCATCTTCTCGTCGAACAGCATGTTGTAGGTGAACCGGTCGATGTCGCGGTTCATGCCGATGCCCAGCTCGCCCAGCCGGCGGGCGCCGTCGTCGGTGTTCAGGACCTCCGTGAGGACGTCCTCGTTCTTCTCGGCGGCGTGGTCGACGACCTCGCCGTCCTCGAACGCCAGGTAGACGTCGAGTACCTCGCGGCCCTGGTGGTAGAGCGGCTTGTCGAACAGGACCTCGCCCTCGACGCTGTCGGGGACGGGCGCGGTGAACACCTCGCCGCCGGGCATGTTGTGCTCGCCGTAGTCGTTCAGCGTCGGATTGCCG
This genomic interval from Halomicrobium urmianum contains the following:
- a CDS encoding DUF7577 domain-containing protein, giving the protein MVGQAELALRVGAAVFVIVAPTLLFLGLWRGLDALRDDELVEMAREQGYLESSPSPTDVTADLLPTDPGTDTVVCETCGTDNLAEAKYCQGCLRELPGES